A window from Bordetella petrii encodes these proteins:
- a CDS encoding slipin family protein — MTLIAYLIAAALLVLLAISMIRVLREYQRGVVFTLGRYTGVKGPGLIILIPLVQQMVRVDLRTVVLDIPTQDIISRDNVSVKVNAVLYFRVVDADRAVIQVEQYMDATSQLAQTTLRSVLGKHDLDEMLSERDKLNADLREILDRQTEDWGIKVAAVEIKHVDIDESMVRAIARQAEAERNRRARIINAEGEQQAAEKLVDAARTLASTPEAMQLRYLSTLYDIAGDKSSTIVFPVPIDLLRRVFDRA, encoded by the coding sequence ATGACCCTGATCGCTTACTTAATTGCCGCGGCCCTGCTGGTGCTGCTGGCTATCTCCATGATCCGCGTACTGCGCGAGTACCAGCGCGGCGTGGTGTTCACCCTGGGCCGCTACACCGGCGTAAAAGGCCCGGGGCTGATCATACTGATCCCGCTGGTGCAGCAGATGGTGCGGGTCGACCTGCGCACCGTGGTGCTGGACATTCCCACCCAGGACATCATCTCGCGCGACAACGTATCGGTGAAGGTGAACGCGGTGCTGTACTTCCGGGTCGTGGACGCCGACCGCGCCGTGATCCAGGTGGAACAGTACATGGATGCCACCAGCCAGCTGGCCCAGACCACCCTGCGCTCGGTGCTGGGCAAGCACGACCTGGACGAGATGCTGTCCGAGCGCGACAAGCTCAACGCCGACCTGCGCGAGATCCTGGACCGGCAGACCGAGGACTGGGGCATCAAAGTGGCCGCCGTCGAGATCAAGCACGTGGACATCGACGAAAGCATGGTTCGCGCCATTGCCCGCCAGGCCGAGGCCGAACGCAACCGCCGCGCGCGCATCATCAACGCCGAAGGCGAACAGCAGGCCGCCGAGAAACTGGTGGACGCCGCCCGCACGCTGGCCAGCACGCCGGAAGCGATGCAGCTGCGCTACCTGTCCACGCTGTACGACATAGCCGGCGACAAGAGTTCGACCATCGTGTTCCCCGTGCCCATCGACCTGCTGCGGCGTGTGTTCGACCGGGCCTAG
- a CDS encoding FadR/GntR family transcriptional regulator gives MSTFQAVAVTRLYRMIADQIAGRIRAGDFPAGTRLPAERDLAEQLQVSRASIREALIALEIEGYVEVRVGTGVFVAMPREDGKYGLPAASDSHAAEPTDIGPFDLLETRLLLEPECVSLAAQRGSPAQIAAIQAAHAGMSLTDSPGAHDRAFHSAIADACGNAALAAAISHIWQLSIASPVFSRLEKHFVTTQVWQAAQQEHDRILAAIVDRDPIRARHAMHDHLVGILARLREDFGSGGIR, from the coding sequence ATGAGCACTTTCCAGGCCGTCGCCGTCACCCGGCTGTACCGCATGATTGCCGACCAGATCGCCGGCCGCATCCGCGCGGGCGACTTCCCCGCCGGCACCCGGCTGCCGGCCGAGCGCGACTTGGCCGAGCAGCTGCAGGTCAGCCGGGCGTCCATCCGCGAGGCGCTCATCGCGCTGGAAATCGAAGGCTATGTCGAAGTGCGGGTGGGCACCGGCGTATTCGTGGCCATGCCGCGCGAAGACGGCAAGTACGGGCTGCCCGCCGCCAGCGACAGCCACGCCGCCGAGCCGACCGACATCGGCCCGTTCGACCTGCTCGAAACGCGCCTGCTGCTCGAGCCCGAATGCGTCTCGCTGGCCGCGCAGCGCGGTTCGCCCGCGCAAATCGCCGCCATCCAGGCCGCGCACGCCGGCATGTCGCTCACCGATTCGCCCGGCGCCCATGACCGGGCCTTCCACAGCGCCATCGCCGACGCCTGCGGCAACGCGGCCCTGGCGGCCGCCATCTCGCATATCTGGCAGTTGAGCATCGCCAGCCCGGTATTCAGCCGGCTGGAAAAGCACTTCGTCACCACGCAGGTCTGGCAGGCCGCCCAGCAGGAACACGACCGCATCCTGGCCGCCATCGTCGACCGCGACCCCATCCGCGCGCGCCACGCCATGCACGACCACCTGGTCGGCATCCTGGCCCGGCTGCGCGAAGACTTCGGCAGCGGCGGCATCCGCTAG
- a CDS encoding TRAP transporter large permease, whose translation MSTGALFLMGVFTVTVLIDMPIAFGLVLSCLAYLAVYDTAPMMLAAQQYVSGLDSFTLLAIPLFILAAQLMNGAGLTQRIVRLCAAIVGDIRGGLAVVAVLACLMFGALSGSGVADVIAIGSLLLPAMARSGYDKGFSCALVGSAGAASTIIPPSIVLIVYGTITDTSVGKLFLAGIIPGILLGGSLIAVAIWQARKYNWAGGAPFSWAELRAALVEAVPALMVPVLIIGGIRLGIFTATEAASSAIVYALLIGFFWYRTLSLRAVWDSLKSTGEGSASILLLIGASALFAWILVAEQVPQALSQLLVQWTDSKTAVLLVLTVVLLLLGTFMEAIPVIIIVAPVVMPVLVHYHIDPVHFGILLSINMAIGANTPPVGVDLMAACKIGGINMMQTLRPLTWMMLAMTAVMLLLTFVPELVLYLPRHVQ comes from the coding sequence ATGTCTACGGGTGCCCTCTTTCTCATGGGCGTGTTCACCGTCACGGTGCTGATCGACATGCCCATCGCCTTCGGGCTGGTGCTGTCGTGCCTGGCCTACCTGGCCGTCTACGACACCGCGCCCATGATGCTGGCCGCACAGCAATACGTGTCGGGGCTCGACAGCTTCACGCTGCTGGCCATTCCGCTGTTCATCCTGGCCGCGCAGCTGATGAACGGCGCCGGGCTGACGCAGCGCATCGTGCGCCTGTGCGCCGCCATCGTCGGCGACATACGCGGCGGGCTGGCGGTGGTGGCGGTGCTGGCCTGCCTGATGTTCGGCGCGCTGTCGGGCTCGGGCGTGGCCGATGTCATCGCCATCGGCAGCCTGCTGCTGCCGGCCATGGCCCGCAGCGGCTACGACAAGGGCTTCAGCTGCGCCCTGGTGGGCAGCGCCGGGGCGGCATCCACCATCATTCCGCCCAGCATTGTGCTGATCGTCTACGGCACCATCACCGACACCTCGGTCGGCAAGCTGTTCCTGGCGGGCATCATCCCCGGCATTCTGCTGGGCGGCTCGCTGATCGCCGTGGCGATCTGGCAGGCCCGCAAGTACAACTGGGCCGGCGGCGCGCCCTTCAGCTGGGCCGAGCTGCGCGCCGCGCTGGTCGAGGCCGTACCGGCGCTGATGGTGCCGGTGCTGATCATCGGCGGCATCCGCCTGGGCATCTTCACCGCCACCGAGGCCGCCTCCAGCGCCATTGTGTACGCCCTGCTGATCGGTTTCTTCTGGTACCGCACGCTCAGCCTGCGCGCCGTATGGGACAGCCTGAAATCCACCGGCGAAGGCAGCGCGTCCATCCTGCTGCTGATCGGCGCCTCGGCGCTGTTTGCCTGGATCCTGGTGGCCGAGCAGGTGCCGCAGGCGCTGTCGCAGCTGCTGGTGCAGTGGACCGACAGCAAGACCGCCGTGCTGCTGGTGCTGACGGTGGTGCTGCTGCTGCTCGGCACCTTCATGGAAGCCATCCCGGTCATCATCATCGTGGCGCCGGTCGTCATGCCGGTGCTGGTGCACTACCACATCGACCCGGTGCATTTCGGCATCCTGCTGTCCATCAACATGGCCATCGGCGCCAACACGCCGCCGGTGGGCGTGGACCTGATGGCGGCCTGCAAGATCGGCGGCATCAACATGATGCAGACCCTGCGCCCGCTGACCTGGATGATGCTGGCCATGACCGCCGTCATGCTGCTGCTTACCTTTGTTCCCGAACTGGTCCTGTACCTGCCCAGGCACGTCCAATGA
- a CDS encoding MatE family transporter — protein MDLSFFRVSTFPIQALPRQPGLGPSDSSDSGSDLPGTAGEHDTDSQGTGERESVEPSLEDDTGSDIETDRVVDEDDAGLAHSRPDPVRNGGKPQ, from the coding sequence ATGGACCTGTCATTTTTTCGCGTTTCGACTTTTCCCATTCAAGCCCTGCCGCGCCAGCCCGGGCTGGGCCCCAGCGATTCATCCGATTCGGGCAGCGACCTGCCCGGCACGGCCGGCGAGCACGACACCGATTCGCAGGGCACGGGCGAGCGCGAAAGCGTGGAACCCTCGCTCGAAGACGACACCGGCAGCGACATCGAGACCGACCGCGTGGTCGACGAAGACGATGCCGGCCTCGCGCATTCCCGGCCGGACCCTGTGCGCAACGGAGGCAAGCCGCAGTAG
- a CDS encoding SDR family oxidoreductase, which produces MPTHRTPQASDDGKPRQQAQPGRQARMTPAPRGEERDYLAAGKLRGRHAVVTGGDSGIGRAVAVACAKEGADVLITYLEEHEDARETERLVGQAGGRCLSIAGDLGDEAHLRRVAELARAEFGKVDVLVNNAAEQHVMQSFEHITREQLERTFRTNFFAMFRLTQEVLPLMAEGGAIINTASVTAYHGNPRLIDYSATKGAIVAFTRSLSAALAERGIRVNAVAPGPIWTPLIPSTFPEDSLASFGKNTPMQRPGQPDEVAPCFVFLASDDASYMSGQVLHPNGGQIVNG; this is translated from the coding sequence ATGCCCACCCACCGCACACCCCAGGCCAGCGACGACGGCAAGCCGCGCCAGCAGGCCCAGCCCGGCCGGCAGGCGCGCATGACGCCCGCCCCGCGGGGCGAAGAACGCGACTACCTGGCTGCCGGCAAGCTGCGCGGCCGCCACGCGGTGGTCACGGGCGGCGACAGCGGCATTGGCCGCGCCGTGGCCGTGGCCTGCGCCAAGGAAGGCGCCGATGTGCTGATCACCTACCTGGAAGAGCACGAGGACGCGCGCGAAACCGAGCGGCTGGTCGGCCAGGCCGGCGGCCGCTGCCTGTCGATTGCCGGCGACCTGGGCGACGAGGCGCATCTGCGGCGGGTGGCCGAGCTGGCGCGGGCCGAATTCGGCAAGGTCGACGTGCTGGTGAACAACGCGGCCGAGCAGCATGTGATGCAGTCGTTCGAGCACATTACGCGCGAGCAGCTGGAGCGCACGTTCCGCACCAACTTCTTCGCCATGTTCCGCCTGACGCAAGAAGTGCTGCCGCTGATGGCGGAGGGCGGCGCCATCATCAACACGGCCTCGGTCACCGCGTATCACGGCAATCCCAGGCTGATCGACTATTCGGCCACCAAGGGCGCGATCGTGGCGTTTACGCGTTCGCTGTCGGCAGCGTTGGCCGAGCGCGGCATCCGGGTGAATGCGGTCGCGCCGGGTCCGATCTGGACGCCGTTGATCCCGTCCACCTTTCCGGAAGACAGCCTGGCGTCGTTCGGCAAGAACACGCCGATGCAGCGGCCGGGGCAGCCGGACGAAGTCGCGCCCTGTTTTGTCTTCCTGGCCAGCGACGACGCCAGCTACATGTCGGGGCAGGTGCTGCACCCGAACGGCGGCCAGATCGTGAATGGATAG
- a CDS encoding TRAP transporter small permease: protein MLQRLADLLSWASKAIAAVAVALLAALITYVVFQRFVTHDTPHWAEELPRLVLVWAAFVGGITCSHERSHLMAGLLPFFVRSPRALAGIERLNQLLIILGLAVLGYAGWQLAQLTMDQTLPAIDVSAGVVYLALPVACAAAVLVHLAQLFAAAPAAPKE from the coding sequence ATGCTGCAGCGCCTTGCCGACCTGCTGTCGTGGGCCAGCAAGGCCATCGCCGCCGTGGCGGTGGCCTTGCTGGCCGCGCTGATCACCTATGTGGTGTTCCAGCGCTTTGTCACGCATGACACGCCGCACTGGGCCGAAGAACTGCCGCGCCTGGTGCTGGTATGGGCCGCCTTCGTGGGCGGCATCACCTGCAGCCACGAACGCAGCCACCTGATGGCCGGACTGCTGCCGTTCTTCGTGCGCAGCCCGCGCGCGCTGGCCGGCATCGAACGCCTGAACCAGCTGCTGATCATCCTGGGGCTGGCGGTGCTCGGCTACGCCGGCTGGCAGCTGGCGCAGCTCACCATGGACCAGACCCTGCCCGCCATCGACGTATCGGCGGGCGTGGTCTACCTGGCGCTGCCCGTGGCCTGCGCGGCCGCCGTGCTGGTGCACCTTGCTCAATTGTTCGCGGCCGCGCCGGCCGCGCCGAAGGAATAA
- a CDS encoding DUF421 domain-containing protein — translation MDVNWPDLFRLTVPPLELIVRGSAMYWFILILLRMAGRRDVGSLGVADMLVLVLIADAAQNGMAGQYQSITDGAILVAVIVGWVALIDRLTYFMPWLGHLLKADKVCLVRDGRMIRRSMRREYITPEELMSELRQHGIEDLADIRRAYIEPDGNISVLK, via the coding sequence ATGGACGTGAACTGGCCAGACCTGTTCCGGCTGACGGTGCCCCCGCTGGAATTGATCGTGCGTGGATCAGCCATGTACTGGTTCATTCTGATATTGCTGCGCATGGCCGGACGGCGCGATGTCGGATCCCTGGGCGTGGCCGACATGCTGGTGCTGGTGCTGATCGCCGATGCCGCGCAGAACGGCATGGCGGGCCAGTACCAGTCGATTACCGACGGCGCCATCCTGGTCGCCGTCATCGTGGGCTGGGTGGCGCTGATAGACCGGCTTACCTATTTCATGCCGTGGCTCGGCCACCTGCTCAAGGCCGACAAAGTGTGCCTGGTGCGCGACGGCCGGATGATACGGCGCAGCATGCGGCGCGAATACATTACGCCCGAAGAATTGATGAGCGAACTGCGGCAGCACGGCATCGAAGACCTGGCCGACATCCGCCGGGCCTATATCGAGCCCGACGGCAACATCAGCGTATTGAAATGA
- a CDS encoding glycosyltransferase family 4 protein produces MKKIAIVSEHASPLALPGSVDSGGQNIYVAQTARQFAAAGHQVDIYTRRDNALLPAEIDWHPGIRVIHVPAGPARYVPKEDLLPYMDDFAAFLLRHVGRQQRLYDVVHANFFMSALASLPAARRYGIPMAVTFHALGRVRRLHQREADRFPDSRFQIESEIVREADLVIAECPQDRRDLLNLYDADPRRIRVVPCGYDPLEMSMMDAAAARRRLGWPPDEFRILQLGRMVPRKGVDNVIEALGVLRRRHGVAARLCVVGGDQRDGAELSRLRGVAEQAGVAPFVEFAGRRDRQDLCCYYCASDVFVTTPWYEPFGITPVEAMACGRPVVGSDTGGIRSTIKDGKTGFLVPARDPDALATRLARLAGDAALCRQMGQAGARRARRWFTWQQVGRGLLDAYEELSAAQACAAIKAPSQVLAA; encoded by the coding sequence ATGAAAAAAATCGCGATTGTCAGTGAACACGCGTCGCCGCTGGCACTGCCCGGCAGCGTGGACAGCGGCGGCCAGAATATCTACGTGGCCCAGACGGCGCGCCAGTTCGCGGCGGCGGGGCACCAGGTGGACATCTACACGCGCCGCGACAATGCCTTGCTGCCCGCGGAAATCGACTGGCACCCCGGTATCCGGGTGATTCACGTGCCGGCCGGCCCGGCGCGTTATGTTCCCAAGGAAGATCTGCTGCCGTACATGGATGATTTCGCCGCGTTCCTGCTGCGGCACGTTGGCCGCCAGCAGCGCCTGTATGACGTGGTGCACGCGAATTTCTTCATGTCGGCCCTGGCCAGCCTGCCGGCGGCGCGGCGCTATGGAATTCCGATGGCCGTCACCTTCCATGCGCTGGGGCGCGTGCGGCGCCTGCACCAGCGCGAGGCCGACCGCTTTCCCGACAGCCGCTTCCAGATCGAGAGCGAGATCGTCCGCGAGGCCGATCTGGTCATTGCCGAATGCCCGCAGGACCGGCGCGATCTGCTGAACCTGTACGATGCCGATCCGCGCCGCATACGCGTGGTGCCGTGCGGCTACGATCCGCTGGAAATGTCGATGATGGACGCCGCCGCGGCGCGCCGCAGGCTGGGCTGGCCGCCCGATGAGTTCCGGATCTTGCAGCTGGGCAGGATGGTGCCGCGCAAAGGCGTCGACAATGTCATCGAGGCGCTGGGCGTGTTGCGCCGCCGCCATGGCGTGGCGGCCCGCCTGTGCGTGGTGGGCGGAGACCAGCGCGATGGCGCCGAGCTGTCGCGCCTGCGCGGTGTGGCCGAGCAGGCCGGGGTGGCGCCTTTCGTGGAGTTCGCCGGGCGGCGCGACCGGCAGGATTTGTGCTGCTATTACTGCGCCAGCGATGTGTTCGTGACCACGCCCTGGTATGAGCCGTTCGGCATTACGCCGGTCGAGGCGATGGCCTGCGGCAGGCCGGTGGTGGGATCGGACACCGGCGGCATACGCAGCACCATCAAGGACGGCAAGACAGGGTTCCTGGTGCCGGCGCGCGACCCCGACGCCCTGGCGACCCGTTTGGCGCGGCTGGCGGGCGATGCCGCCCTGTGCCGCCAGATGGGCCAGGCCGGAGCCCGCCGCGCCCGCCGCTGGTTCACGTGGCAACAAGTGGGGCGCGGCCTGCTGGACGCCTACGAAGAACTGTCGGCGGCACAGGCCTGCGCGGCGATCAAGGCTCCCTCGCAGGTGCTGGCGGCATGA
- a CDS encoding DUF4142 domain-containing protein — translation MNAWKMAGIAALAAAVIMGIQAYASSAALDHQDRLFMEAATRAGLFELRSGDLALQRAARSEVRAYARAVLRDQAAARASLLALAAAKSRAVPSAVGAEQHAVLGQLQNAPQQAFDDLYLQKVAVEGQAAVVRLFKRTVRGSGDPEIQAYAASVLPMLQRHLDEARRLQAQLQWPGSRPGMLASVDGPT, via the coding sequence ATGAACGCTTGGAAAATGGCCGGGATCGCGGCGCTGGCGGCGGCGGTCATCATGGGCATACAGGCATATGCATCATCGGCGGCGCTGGACCATCAAGACCGCCTGTTCATGGAAGCCGCCACCCGGGCAGGGCTGTTCGAACTTCGATCGGGCGACCTGGCTTTGCAGCGGGCCGCGCGCAGCGAGGTGCGCGCCTATGCCCGGGCGGTGCTGCGCGACCAGGCCGCGGCGCGCGCCAGCCTGCTGGCCCTGGCGGCCGCCAAGTCGCGCGCCGTGCCCAGCGCGGTGGGCGCCGAGCAGCATGCCGTGCTGGGCCAGCTGCAGAACGCCCCGCAGCAGGCGTTCGACGACCTGTACCTGCAAAAAGTGGCGGTGGAAGGCCAGGCGGCCGTGGTGCGGCTGTTCAAGCGCACTGTGCGCGGCAGCGGCGACCCCGAGATCCAGGCCTACGCCGCCAGCGTGCTGCCCATGCTGCAGCGCCACCTCGACGAGGCGCGCCGGCTGCAGGCGCAGCTGCAATGGCCGGGAAGCCGCCCGGGCATGCTGGCCAGCGTGGACGGCCCGACCTAG
- a CDS encoding RNA polymerase factor sigma-54 — protein sequence MTLIHAAHELRLHQQTALTPRLQQSVKLLQMSALEFNQEVRQALVENPFLEEDEESAATASQAPDGADASAAQAAQAAVAAPASAPGDDGNPAGYSGDYPSARRANDGAPMDMGLWVGASVSLQERLDQELRTYRLSPRDRLLAQYIVQALDDDGYLRQPLQELADPSVFGAPPDESEWRAALRLVQQLDAPGLAARDLRECLALQLQGLDAQRPGVALASRIVEQHLDILARHDYEALQHALGCSESSLRQACEIVRSLDPRPGRRYDEAPPAYIVPDVIVREESGQWRVYCNRGAVPQPRLHRVYADLFRTTRYRDRGPMAQELQEARWLVRNVEQRYSTIQRVAEAIVRLQHMFFEYGPVALRPLMLREVSAELDIHESTVSRATANKYMATPMGILEFKYFFSRELATDTGGSCSAGAVRALIAELIDNEDPRMPLSDVALASRLAADGIVVARRTVSKYRAQMKRPPAEMRRQY from the coding sequence ATGACTTTGATCCACGCCGCCCATGAATTGCGCCTGCATCAGCAAACCGCGCTGACGCCCCGCCTGCAGCAATCCGTCAAGCTGCTGCAGATGTCGGCCCTGGAGTTCAACCAGGAAGTGCGGCAGGCGCTGGTCGAAAACCCGTTCCTGGAAGAAGACGAGGAAAGCGCCGCGACGGCGTCCCAGGCTCCGGACGGCGCCGATGCATCGGCCGCGCAGGCCGCGCAGGCCGCCGTTGCCGCGCCGGCCAGCGCGCCGGGCGACGACGGCAACCCGGCCGGGTACTCGGGCGACTATCCCAGCGCGCGCCGCGCCAACGATGGCGCGCCCATGGACATGGGGCTATGGGTAGGCGCCTCGGTATCGCTGCAGGAACGCCTGGACCAGGAACTGCGCACCTATCGCCTGTCGCCGCGCGACCGGCTGCTGGCCCAGTACATCGTGCAGGCGCTGGATGACGACGGCTATCTTCGCCAGCCGCTGCAAGAGCTGGCCGACCCGTCTGTGTTCGGCGCGCCGCCCGACGAAAGCGAATGGCGGGCGGCCCTGCGCCTGGTGCAGCAGCTGGACGCGCCCGGCCTGGCCGCGCGCGACCTGCGGGAATGCCTGGCCCTGCAATTGCAGGGGCTGGACGCGCAGCGCCCGGGCGTAGCCCTGGCAAGCCGCATTGTCGAGCAGCACCTGGACATTCTGGCCCGGCATGATTACGAAGCCTTGCAGCACGCCCTGGGCTGCAGTGAAAGCAGCCTGCGGCAGGCCTGCGAAATCGTGCGCTCGCTGGATCCGCGGCCCGGCCGGCGCTACGACGAGGCTCCGCCCGCCTACATCGTGCCTGACGTCATCGTGCGCGAGGAGAGCGGGCAATGGCGCGTGTACTGCAATCGCGGCGCGGTGCCGCAGCCGCGCCTGCACCGCGTCTACGCCGACCTGTTCCGCACCACCCGCTATCGCGACCGCGGCCCGATGGCGCAAGAGCTGCAGGAAGCGCGCTGGCTGGTGCGCAATGTCGAACAGCGCTACAGCACCATCCAGCGGGTGGCCGAGGCCATCGTGCGCCTGCAGCACATGTTCTTCGAATACGGCCCGGTCGCCCTGCGGCCGCTGATGCTGCGCGAAGTCTCGGCCGAGCTCGATATCCACGAATCGACCGTGTCGCGCGCCACTGCCAACAAGTACATGGCCACGCCCATGGGCATCCTGGAATTCAAGTATTTTTTCTCTCGCGAACTGGCCACCGACACGGGCGGATCGTGCTCGGCGGGCGCGGTGCGCGCCCTGATCGCCGAGTTGATCGACAACGAAGACCCGCGCATGCCGCTGTCGGATGTGGCCCTGGCCAGCCGGCTGGCCGCCGACGGCATCGTGGTGGCGCGCCGCACGGTGTCGAAGTATCGCGCCCAGATGAAGCGGCCGCCCGCCGAAATGCGGCGGCAATACTGA
- a CDS encoding DctP family TRAP transporter solute-binding subunit — protein MQLTRTLAALLATAGLALAAPAAHALDIKLGHVLAPSHSWNKAAEGFAAEVKQKTDGRVNFVLFPSGQLGNEKTMLEGLQIGSQGAAIIGSGSLQPIEPKFGIVELPYTWTSAQQAYAAYDGELGAALAKLAAAKNLVILSWWENGFRHLTNNRGPINTPADLQGLKTRVTPDKMRLDTFAALGANPAPLAFGELYSALQQKVFDAQENPLSIIYTSSFFEVQKYLSLTGHVWGPASLIVAKHTWNRISPEDQKIVQAAADKWRDEQRKMITQGDDDFVAKLKEKGMQVNTVDKAPFIAAVAPVWKTYEPIYGAELMGILQKYRKGQ, from the coding sequence ATGCAGCTGACCCGCACTCTTGCCGCCCTGCTGGCGACCGCCGGCCTGGCGCTGGCCGCCCCCGCCGCGCACGCGCTGGACATCAAACTGGGCCACGTGCTGGCCCCCAGCCACAGCTGGAACAAGGCGGCCGAAGGCTTCGCCGCCGAAGTCAAGCAAAAGACCGACGGGCGCGTGAATTTCGTGCTGTTCCCCAGCGGCCAGCTGGGCAATGAAAAAACCATGCTCGAAGGCCTGCAGATCGGCAGCCAGGGCGCCGCCATCATCGGCTCGGGTTCGCTGCAGCCCATCGAACCCAAGTTCGGCATTGTCGAGCTGCCTTATACCTGGACCAGCGCGCAGCAGGCCTACGCCGCCTACGACGGCGAACTGGGCGCCGCGCTGGCCAAGCTGGCCGCCGCCAAGAACCTGGTGATCCTGTCGTGGTGGGAAAACGGCTTCCGCCACCTGACCAACAACCGCGGCCCCATCAATACGCCGGCCGACCTGCAGGGCCTGAAGACGCGCGTCACGCCCGACAAGATGCGGCTCGACACCTTTGCCGCGCTGGGCGCCAACCCGGCCCCGCTGGCCTTCGGCGAACTGTATTCGGCCCTGCAGCAGAAGGTGTTCGACGCGCAGGAAAACCCCCTGTCCATCATCTACACGTCGTCGTTCTTCGAAGTGCAGAAATACCTGTCGCTGACCGGCCACGTGTGGGGGCCCGCCAGCCTGATCGTGGCCAAGCACACCTGGAACCGCATTTCGCCCGAAGACCAGAAGATCGTGCAGGCCGCCGCCGATAAATGGCGCGACGAACAGCGCAAGATGATCACCCAGGGCGACGACGACTTCGTGGCCAAACTGAAAGAAAAGGGCATGCAGGTCAACACCGTCGACAAGGCCCCCTTCATCGCCGCCGTGGCGCCCGTGTGGAAAACCTACGAACCCATCTATGGCGCCGAGCTGATGGGCATTCTGCAGAAGTACCGCAAGGGCCAATGA
- a CDS encoding HpcH/HpaI aldolase/citrate lyase family protein → MKPATFPFRPPRLRRSWMFVPGLDAGAQQAGLDSGADVLVADLEEFTAPADRPAARRRIVELTALCRARGTVAAVRINTLSGDGLEDLRGVMPGAPDAIFLPHAESAAQIVALDQAIAACEAELGLPAGRTEIVPTLESARGVSRALDILAASPRISACLLAAEDLTADLGAERGPDGIELHALRSRFLVDCAAAGCVAIDCPFNYRDPQAQAADLRWARRIGLKSKCAVFAEQVPAIHAAFTPNAAEVRSAQALTLAYEAQRRGEPDAGARIDPPDYNTARRLLARHAEFENWHAATQAAPEPGEPV, encoded by the coding sequence ATGAAGCCCGCCACTTTCCCTTTCCGCCCTCCGCGGCTGCGCCGCAGCTGGATGTTCGTGCCCGGCCTGGACGCCGGCGCGCAGCAGGCCGGCCTGGACAGCGGCGCCGATGTGCTGGTCGCCGACCTGGAAGAGTTCACCGCGCCGGCCGACCGGCCCGCCGCGCGCCGGCGCATCGTCGAGCTGACCGCGCTGTGCCGCGCGCGCGGCACGGTGGCCGCAGTGCGCATCAATACGCTGTCCGGCGACGGCCTGGAAGACCTGCGCGGCGTCATGCCCGGCGCGCCCGATGCGATTTTCCTGCCGCACGCCGAAAGCGCCGCGCAGATCGTGGCGCTGGACCAGGCCATCGCGGCCTGCGAGGCCGAGCTGGGCCTGCCCGCCGGCCGCACCGAAATCGTGCCCACCCTGGAATCGGCGCGCGGCGTGAGCCGGGCGCTGGATATCCTGGCCGCCAGCCCGCGCATCAGCGCCTGCCTGCTGGCGGCCGAAGACCTGACCGCCGACCTGGGCGCCGAACGCGGCCCCGACGGCATCGAGCTGCACGCCCTGCGCAGCCGCTTCCTGGTCGACTGCGCGGCCGCCGGCTGCGTCGCCATCGACTGCCCCTTCAATTACCGCGACCCGCAGGCGCAGGCCGCCGACCTGCGGTGGGCGCGCCGCATCGGCCTGAAATCCAAGTGCGCCGTGTTTGCCGAGCAAGTGCCGGCCATTCACGCCGCGTTCACGCCCAATGCCGCGGAAGTGCGTTCCGCGCAGGCCCTGACGCTGGCCTACGAAGCGCAGCGGCGCGGCGAGCCCGACGCCGGCGCCCGCATCGATCCGCCCGACTACAACACGGCGCGCCGCCTGCTGGCGCGCCATGCCGAATTCGAAAACTGGCACGCCGCCACCCAGGCGGCGCCCGAACCAGGAGAACCTGTATGA